Proteins co-encoded in one Anguilla anguilla isolate fAngAng1 chromosome 16, fAngAng1.pri, whole genome shotgun sequence genomic window:
- the LOC118214801 gene encoding receptor-type tyrosine-protein phosphatase eta-like isoform X17 yields MDYQSSAATAGIYTRPYPILGLNATTINTTVVVLHWHSPQGYQQGYSYRVETSCCMPTPRNQTEQNSMATITDQNSMATITDLIPGTNCSFTVYSQVQNGIEGEPISVYQYTKPERVSPTIPNRGANDTIEVTWLSPTSNVEKYKVNLTSNYGDNQIKFLRSSFQSWLFSGLAAGRNYTAVVTTISGPFAEDSEPVSNATYPNPPGAIHAEGQTTDSITISWGRPQGMDLGQYSFIIFCHPHQNGQNESTNNTAVLENLTSGTLYNISVVTVGPMGYHSSAATAGIYTRPYPILGLNATTINTTVVVLHWHSPQGYQQGYSYRVETSCCMPTPRNQTEQNSMATITDQNSMATITDLIPGTNCSFTVYSQVQNGIEGEPISVYQYTKPERVSPTIPNRGANDTIEVTWLSPTSNVEKYKVNLTSNYGDNQIKFLRSSFQSWLFSGLAAGRNYTAVVTTISGPFAEDSEPVSNATYPNPPGAIHAEGQTTDSITISWGWPQGMDLGQYSFIIFYQASQNETTNNTAVLENLTSGTLYNISVVTVGPMGYHSSAATAGIYTRPYPILGLNATTINTTVVVLHWHRPQGYQLGYSYRVETSCCMPTPRNQTEKNSMATITEQNSMATITDLIPGINCSFTVYSQVQNGVEGEPISVYQYTKPERVSPAVSNRGTNDTIEVTWKPPLGNVEKYMVNLTSNYGDNQSMVVSYIVPSPLFSGLTPGRKYTVVVTTISGPFAEDSEPVSCATWPYPILGLNATTINTTVVVLHWHRPQGYQQGYSYMVKTSGCTSAPRNQTEQDSMATITGLTPGTNCSFTVYSQVQNGIEGEPISVYQYTKPERVSPAVSSRGTNDTIEVTWRSPRGNVEKYMVNLTSNYGDNQIKFLRSSFQSQLFSGLAAGRKYTVVVTTISGPFAEDSEPVSNATYPNPPGAIHAEGQTTDSITISWGRPQGMDLGQYSFIIFYQPHQNGQTESTNNTAVLGNLTSGTLYNISVVTVGPIGYHSSAATAGIYTRPYPILGLNATTINTTVVVLHWHRPQGYQLGYSYRVETSCCMPTPRNQTEKNSMATITDQNSMATITDLIPGTNCSFTVYSQVQNAIEGEPISVYQYTKPERVSPAVSNRGTNDTIEVTWMPPLGNVEKYMVNLTSNYGDNQSVVVSYIVPSPLFSGLTPGRKYTVVVTTISGPFAEDSEPVSNATYPNPPGAIHAEEQTTDSITISWGRPQGMDLGQYSFIIFCQPHQNGQNESTNNTAVLENLTSGTLYNISVVTVGPMGYHSSAATAGIYTRPYPILGLNATTINTTVVVLHWHRPQGYQQGYLYRVETSGCTSAPRNQTEQDSMATITGLTPGTNCSFTVYSQVQNGIEGEPISVYQYTKPERVNPAISNRGANDTIEVTWMPPPSNVEKYMLSLTSNYGNNQTKFLNSSFQSWLFSGLAAGRKYTVVVTTISGPFAEDSEPVSNATYPNPPGAIHAEGQTTDSITISWGRPQGMDLGQYSFIIFYQPHQNGQTETTNNRAVLENLTSRTLYNISVVTVGPMGYHSSAATAGIYTRPYPILGLNATTINTMVVILHWHRPQGYQQGYSYRVETSGCTSASRNQTEQDSMATITDLIPGTNCSFTVYSQVQNGIEGEPISVYQYTKPERVSPAVSNRGTNDTIEVTCLPPRGNVEKYKVNLTSNYGDNQIKFLSSSFQSQLFSGLAAGRNYTVVVTTISGPFAEDSEPVSSATYPNAPGPITVTNKTTNSVAIEWTPAPGMDRGSFSYHVTYGSSAHDLKSRDTDLNELTVRGLVSGTPYNISVATVGLFQYASQPVLRFVTTRPESVRGLQQSSTTVDMISIAWQRPVGFKPGYSYGVTVRNSTGHLIRDGSTSQLSHNWMGLSPGNRYTFGVTSRTSDGTPGSPVTISVCTDASPVVIFKCDGPNRTGPVLNLAWDSPEGANKGFSLTWGDTGSVTLPPCTGNCRHNIENLSYYTRYQVRITTLGCGETSSVHKTDCQTGITAPPEPSRSTGFAVREKKHNMFVLKFNSSILNSKNGPIVAYGILMTSNLKEFSNENNVGLQKYLNKTHDDWTKDESVPYLATALDTNVEQTRNEKSEFEVNIGSGSRWNGYTNGPLSARTTYRFALVMFTYVALANELVDASRSLFSISKFFDEDVALPENPTVITVGALAGALSAVTCFTAIAAGVYWKKATRKTPSDIPIESMRAKVGAPVRVEDYEAYHRRQSANSNCGFAEEYEELKPVGIGQCKVSAEALENKGKNRYTNVLPYESSRVKLSIQGSPYDDYINASYVPGYNCKKEFIAAQGPLPGTVDEFWRMLWEKNVRTLVMLTRCNEQGRVKCEEYWPSRTKHFKNIFVTTTSVVPLEDWTVRDFDVKNVKTAETRSLRQFHFTAWPDHGVPESTELLIDFRHLVREHMDLVSRNSPTVVHCSAGVGRTGTMIAIDHLLFQIERDSMVDLYGTVYSMRMHRALMVQTEDQYVFLHKCALDIIKSRTGTNVDLIYQNVAAVDIYENVTTIKGAAGVSRP; encoded by the exons ATGGATTACCAGAGCTCTGCAGCCACTGCAGGAATCTACACCA GGCCGTATCCCATCCTTGGGTTAAATGCCACCACCATCAACACAACGGTGGTGGTtttgcactggcacagtcccCAGGGGTACCAGCAGGGATACTCATACAGGGTGGAGACCTCCTGCTGTATGCCTACCCCACGGAACCAGACAGAGCAAAACTCCATGGCCACCATCACCGACCAAAACTCCATGGCCACCATCACCGACCTGATTCCAGGCACCAACTGCTCCTTTACCGTCTACTCCCAGGTCCAGAATGGCATTGAGGGAGAGCCCATCTCTGTGTACCAGTACACAA AACCTGAAAGAGTGAGCCCTACCATTCCAAACAGGGGTGCCAACGACACCATTGAGGTCACATGGCTGTCTCCAACTAGCAATGTGGAAAAGTACAAGGTCAACTTGACCAGCAATTATGGAGATAACCAAATAAAGTTTCTCAGGTCCAGCTTTCAGTCATGGTTATTCAGTGGTCTGGCAGCTGGGAGAAACTACACAGCCGTAGTGACCACAATCAGTGGACCCTTTGCTGAAGACTCAGAGCCTGTTTCCAATGCAACAT ATCCCAATCCACCTGGAGCTATTCATGCAGAAGGGCAGACCACTGATTCCATTACTATCAGTTGGGGTAGGCCCCAAGGCATGGACTTGGGCCAGTACAGTTTCATCATATTCTGTCATCCCCATCAAAATGGTCAAAATGAGAGCACAAACAACACTGCTGTATTGGAGAACCTGACATCCGGGACTCTGTACAACATCTCGGTGGTAACCGTAGGTCCAATGGGATACCACAGCTCTGCAGCCACTGCAGGAATCTACACCA GGCCGTATCCCATCCTTGGGTTAAATGCCACCACCATCAACACAACGGTGGTGGTtttgcactggcacagtcccCAGGGGTACCAGCAGGGATACTCATACAGGGTGGAGACCTCCTGCTGTATGCCTACCCCACGGAACCAGACAGAGCAAAACTCCATGGCCACCATCACCGACCAAAACTCCATGGCCACCATCACCGACCTGATTCCAGGCACCAACTGCTCCTTTACCGTCTACTCCCAGGTCCAGAATGGCATTGAGGGAGAGCCCATCTCTGTGTACCAGTACACAA AACCTGAAAGAGTGAGCCCTACCATTCCAAACAGGGGTGCCAACGACACCATTGAGGTCACATGGCTGTCTCCAACTAGCAATGTGGAAAAGTACAAGGTCAACTTGACCAGCAATTATGGAGATAACCAAATAAAGTTTCTCAGGTCCAGCTTTCAGTCATGGTTATTCAGTGGTCTGGCAGCTGGGAGAAACTACACAGCCGTAGTGACCACAATCAGTGGACCCTTTGCTGAAGACTCAGAGCCTGTTTCCAATGCAACAT ATCCTAATCCACCTGGAGCTATTCATGCAGAAGGGCAGACCACTGATTCCATTACTATCAGTTGGGGTTGGCCCCAAGGCATGGACTTGGGCCAGTACAGTTTCATCATATTCTATCAAGCCTCTCAAAATGAGACCACAAACAACACTGCTGTATTGGAGAACCTGACATCCGGGACTCTGTACAACATCTCGGTGGTGACCGTAGGTCCAATGGGCTACCACAGCTCTGCAGCCACTGCAGGAATCTACACCA GGCCGTATCCCATCCTTGGGTTAAATGCCACCACGATCAACACAACGGTGGTGGTTTTGCACTGGCACAGACCCCAGGGGTACCAGCTGGGATACTCATACAGGGTGGAGACCTCCTGCTGTATGCCTACCCCACGGAACCAGACAGAGAAAAACTCCATGGCCACCATCACCGAACAAAACTCCATGGCCACCATCACCGACCTGATTCCAGGCATCAACTGCTCCTTTACCGTCTACTCCCAGGTCCAGAATGGCGTTGAGGGAGAGCCCATCTCTGTGTACCAGTACACAA agcctgaaaGAGTGAGCCCTGCAGTTTCAAACAGAGGCACCAATGACACCATTGAGGTCACATGGAAGCCTCCACTTGGCAATGTGGAAAAGTACATGGTCAACTTGACCAGCAATTATGGAGACAATCAATCAATGGTTGTCAGCTACATCGTTCCGTCACCGTTATTCAGTGGTCTGACACCTGGAAGAAAATACACAGTCGTAGTGACCACAATCAGTGGACCCTTTGCTGAAGACTCAGAGCCTGTTTCCTGTGCGACAT GGCCGTATCCCATCCTTGGGTTGAATGCCACCACGATCAACACAACGGTGGTGGTTCTGCACTGGCATAGACCCCAGGGGTACCAGCAGGGATACTCATACATGGTGAAGACCTCCGGCTGTACTTCTGCCCCACGGAACCAGACAGAGCAAGACTCCATGGCCACCATCACCGGCCTGACCCCAGGAACCAACTGCTCTTTTACCGTCTACTCCCAGGTCCAGAATGGCATTGAGGGAGAGCCTATCTCTGTGTACCAGTACACAA aacctgAAAGAGTGAGCCCTGCAGTTTCAAGCAGAGGCACCAATGACACCATTGAGGTCACATGGCGTTCTCCACGCGGCAATGTGGAAAAGTACATGGTCAACTTGACCAGCAATTATGGAGATAACCAAATAAAGTTTCTCAGGTCCAGCTTTCAGTCACAGTTATTCAGTGGTCTGGCAGCTGGGAGAAAATACACAGTCGTAGTGACCACAATCAGTGGACCCTTTGCTGAAGACTCAGAGCCTGTTTCCAATGCAACAT ATCCTAATCCACCTGGAGCTATTCATGCAGAAGGGCAGACCACTGATTCCATTACTATCAGTTGGGGTCGGCCCCAAGGCATGGACTTGGGCCAGTACAGTTTCATCATATTCTATCAACCCCATCAAAATGGTCAAACTGAGAGCACAAACAACACGGCTGTATTGGGGAACCTGACATCCGGGACTCTGTACAACATCTCGGTAGTGACCGTAGGTCCAATTGGCTACCACAGCTCTGCAGCCACTGCAGGAATCTACACCA GGCCGTATCCCATCCTTGGGTTAAATGCCACCACGATCAACACAACGGTGGTGGTTTTGCACTGGCACAGACCCCAGGGGTACCAGCTGGGATACTCATACAGGGTGGAGACCTCCTGCTGTATGCCTACCCCACGGAACCAGACAGAGAAAAACTCCATGGCCACCATCACCGACCAAAACTCCATGGCCACCATCACCGACCTGATTCCAGGCACCAACTGCTCCTTTACCGTCTACTCCCAGGTCCAGAATGCCATTGAGGGAGAGCCCATCTCTGTGTACCAGTACACAA agcctgaaaGAGTGAGCCCTGCAGTTTCAAACAGAGGCACCAATGACACCATTGAGGTCACATGGATGCCTCCACTTGGCAATGTGGAAAAGTACATGGTCAACTTGACCAGCAATTATGGAGACAATCAATCAGTGGTTGTCAGCTACATCGTTCCGTCACCGTTATTCAGTGGTCTGACACCTGGGAGAAAATACACAGTCGTAGTGACCACAATCAGTGGACCCTTTGCTGAAGACTCAGAGCCTGTTTCCAATGCAACAT ATCCCAATCCACCTGGAGCTATTCATGCAGAAGAGCAGACCACTGATTCCATTACTATCAGTTGGGGTAGGCCCCAAGGCATGGACTTGGGCCAGTACAGTTTCATCATATTCTGTCAACCCCATCAAAATGGTCAAAATGAGAGCACAAACAACACGGCTGTATTGGAGAACCTGACATCCGGGACTCTGTACAACATCTCGGTGGTGACCGTAGGTCCAATGGGCTACCACAGCTCTGCAGCCACTGCAGGAATCTACACCA GGCCGTATCCCATCCTTGGGTTAAATGCCACCACGATCAACACAACGGTGGTGGTTCTGCACTGGCACAGGCCCCAGGGGTACCAGCAGGGATACTTGTACAGAGTGGAGACCTCCGGCTGTACTTCTGCCCCACGGAACCAGACAGAACAAGACTCCATGGCCACCATCACCGGCCTGACCCCAGGAACCAACTGCTCCTTTACCGTCTACTCCCAGGTCCAGAATGGCATTGAGGGAGAGCCTATCTCTGTGTACCAGTACACAA AACCTGAAAGAGTGAACCCTGCCATTTCAAACAGGGGTGCCAACGACACCATTGAGGTGACATGGATGCCTCCACCTAGCAATGTGGAAAAGTACATGCTCAGCTTGACCAGCAATTATGGAAACAACCAAACAAAGTTTCTCAACTCCAGCTTTCAGTCATGGTTATTCAGTGGTCTGGCAGCTGGGAGAAAATACACAGTCGTAGTGACCACAATCAGTGGACCCTTTGCTGAAGACTCAGAGCCTGTTTCCAATGCAACAT ATCCTAATCCACCTGGAGCTATTCATGCAGAAGGGCAGACCACTGATTCCATTACTATCAGTTGGGGTCGGCCCCAAGGCATGGACTTGGGCCAGTACAGTTTCATCATATTCTATCAACCCCATCAAAATGGTCAAACTGAGACCACAAACAACAGGGCTGTATTGGAGAACCTGACATCCAGGACTCTGTACAACATCTCGGTGGTAACCGTAGGTCCAATGGGCTACCACAGCTCTGCAGCCACTGCAGGAATCTACACCA GGCCGTATCCCATCCTTGGGTTAAATGCCACCACGATCAACACAATGGTGGTGATTCTGCACTGGCACAGGCCCCAGGGGTACCAGCAGGGATACTCATACAGGGTGGAGACCTCCGGCTGTACTTCTGCCTCACGGAACCAGACAGAACAAGACTCCATGGCCACCATCACCGACCTGATTCCAGGAACCAACTGCTCCTTTACCGTCTACTCCCAGGTCCAGAATGGCATTGAGGGAGAGCCCATCTCTGTGTACCAGTACACCA AACCTGAAAGAGTGAGCCCTGCAGTTTCAAACAGAGGCACCAATGACACCATTGAGGTGACATGCCTGCCTCCACGCGGCAATGTGGAAAAGTACAAGGTCAACTTGACCAGCAATTATGGAGATAACCAAATAAAGTTTCTCAGCTCCAGCTTTCAGTCACAGTTATTCAGTGGTCTGGCAGCTGGGAGAAACTACACAGTCGTAGTGACCACAATCAGTGGACCCTTTGCTGAAGACTCAGAGCCTGTTTCCAGTGCAACAT ATCCAAACGCTCCTGGTCCAATCACGGTCACAAACAAGACCACAAATTCAGTCGCCATAGAGTGGACGCCGGCTCCCGGCATGGACCGTGGCTCTTTCTCTTACCATGTGACCTACGGCTCGTCAGCACATGACCTTAAATCACGTGACACTGACCTCAATGAGTTAACTGTTCGTGGCCTGGTTTCTGGAACTCCGTACAACATCTCTGTGGCCACAGTCGGCCTGTTCCAGTACGCGAGTCAGCCGGTGCTCCGCTTCGTTACGACAA GACCAGAGAGCGTTCGGGGCCTTCAACAATCCTCGACCACCGTTGACATGATCAGCATAGCATGGCAGCGGCCTGTTGGGTTCAAACCCGGGTACTCTTACGGCGTGACGGTACGGAACAGCACAGGCCATCTCATCAGGGACGGAAGCACCTCACAACTGTCCCATAACTGGATGGGGCTGTCTCCCGGCAACCGCTACACTTTCGGGGTGACCTCCCGGACGTCCGACGGAACACCGGGCTCTCCCGTGACCATTTCCGTCTGTACGG atgCGTCTCCCGTTGTCATCTTCAAATGTGACGGACCCAACCGCACTGGCCCCGTGCTGAACCTAGCGTGGGACAGTCCCGAAGGCGCTAACAAAGGATTCAGTTTGACCTGGGGGGACACTGGGAGCGTGACCCTTCCCCCCTGCACAGGCAACTGCAGACACAACATCGAAAACCTCTCGTACTACACCCGGTACCAAGTGCGCATAACAACGCTTGGCTGTGGGGAAACCAGCAGTGTCCACAAAACTGACTGCCAGACGGGCATCACAG ctccACCTGAACCAAGCAGAAGCACTGGATTTGCCGTCCGAGAAAAGAAGCATAATATGTTTGTTCTGAAATTCAACTCGAGCATATTAAATAGTAAAAACGGACCAATTGTGGCTTATGGTATACTAATGACATCGAATTTGAAAG AGTTTTCTAACGAAAACAACGTTGGTTTACAAAAATACCTCAATAAAACCCACGATGACTGGACAAAAGATGAAAGTGTCCCTTATCTGGCAACCGCACTTGATACTAATGTAGAACAAACTCGAAATGAGAAATCTGAGTTTGAGGTGAACATAGGATCGGGTTCGAGGTGGAACGGATACACCAACGGACCGCTGTCGGCCAGGACAACTTACAG ATTTGCGTTAGTGATGTTTACCTACGTTGCACTAGCAAATGAATTGGTTGACGCATCACGATCCTTGTTCTCAATATCTAAGTTTTTTGACGAAGATGTCGCCCTTCCAGAAAATCCAA cggttaTTACGGTGGGGGCCTTGGCAGGAGCGCTGTCCGCAGTAACCTGTTTCACAGCCATTGCAGCCGGGGTCTACTGGAAGAA AGCTACCAGGAAGACACCTTCAGACATCCCTATCGAGTCCATGAG agcCAAAGT TGGTGCCCCTGTGCGAGTGGAGGACTATGAGGCGTACCACCGGAGGCAAAGTGCCAATTCCAACTGCGGCTTTGCCGAAGAATAtgag GAGCTGAAGCCTGTCGGCATCGGCCAGTGCAAGGTTAGCGCAGAGGCCCTGGAAAACAAGGGAAAAAACCGCTACACCAACGTCCTCCCGT ACGAATCCTCACGAGTCAAGCTGTCGATCCAGGGAAGTCCGTACGACGACTACATCAACGCCAGCTATGTCCCG GGGTACAACTGCAAGAAGGAGTTCATCGCGGCCCAGGGTCCTCTGCCCGGCACGGTGGACGAGTTCTGGCGGATGCTCTGGGAGAAGAACGTCCGCACGCTGGTCATGCTGACCAGGTGCAACGAACAGGGACGG GTGAAATGTGAAGAATACTGGCCTTCCCGgaccaaacattttaaaaacatcttcGTGACAACCACGTCTGTAGTCCCATTGGAGGACTGGACCGTCAGAGACTTTGATGTCAAAAAT GTGAAGACAGCAGAGACGCGCTCTCTGCGCCAGTTCCACTTCACAGCCTGGCCCGACCACGGGGTCCCGGAGTCCACCGAACTGCTCATCGACTTCCGCCACTTGGTGCGGGAGCACATGGACCTGGTCTCCCGAAACTCCCCCACCGTGGTGCACTGCAG tGCGGGAGTGGGCCGGACGGGCACCATGATCGCCATCGACCACCTCCTCTTCCAGATCGAGAGGGACAGCATGGTGGACCTGTACGGAACCGTGTACAGCATGCGGATGCACCGGGCCCTCATGGTCCAGACCGAG GACCAGTACGTGTTCCTGCACAAGTGTGCCTTGGACATCATCAAATCGAGGACGGGGACCAACGTGGACCTGATTTATCAGAACGTAGCAGCGGTCGACATTTACGAGAATGTTACGACCATAAAGGGGGCGGCAGGGGTCTCGAGACCATAG